Within Pseudomonas cichorii, the genomic segment AACAGCGACTCACGCTGCTAACCCGCATTCGTCAGGCGCTGGTGCCTGGCGGCGCCTTGATCCTCTCGGAAAAGCTGCGCTTCAGCGACGAGCAGGAACATGCCCTGCTGACCGACCTGCATATCGCGTTCAAGCGCGCCAATGGCTACAGCGACCTGGAAATAGCCCAGAAGCGCAGCGCCATCGAAAACGTCATGAAACCCGACAGCCTCGAAGAACACCGCCAACGTCTGTTGGCCGCCGGTTTTTCAAAGGTCGTCCCCTGGTTCCAATGCCTTAACTTTGCCTCGTTGATTGCCCTGCCATGATTGATCTCGCTCCACTTGTCCGCCGCCTTGCAGGCACGCCACTCGCTGAATGGGCCAACGGCCTGCAAGCACAACTCGACACCAAGATGGCCAAGGGGCACGGCGACCTGCAACGCTGGCAAAGTGCGCTGGATGCCCTGCCCGAACTCACGCCGGAGCGCGTTGAGCTGGCCGACAGCTTTACTCTGGAGGTCGAGTGCGACGACGAGACCCGCACTCAAGTGCGCAAGGCCTTGATGGGGCTTTCACCCTGGCGAAAGGGGCCGTTCGATGTGTTCGGCGTGCATGTCGATACCGAATGGCGCTCGGACTGGAAGTGGTCCCGCGTCTCGCCACACCTGGATCTCAAGGGTAAACGCATACTGGATGTAGGCTGCGGCAACGGCTATTACCAGTGGCGCATGCTCGGTGCTGGAGCCGAGAGCGTGATTGGTGTCGACCCCAACTGGCTGTTCTTCTGTCAGTTCCAGGCCATGCAACGCTATCTGCCGGACCTGCCGGCCTGGCATTTGCCCTTTGCTCTGGAAGACTTGCCAGCCAACCTCGAAGGCTTCGATACCGTGTTCTCCATGGGTGTGCTGTATCACCGCAAATCGCCTATCGACCACTTGCTGGCCTTGAAGGACTGCCTGGTCAAAGGCGGCGAGCTGGT encodes:
- the cmoB gene encoding tRNA 5-methoxyuridine(34)/uridine 5-oxyacetic acid(34) synthase CmoB, yielding MIDLAPLVRRLAGTPLAEWANGLQAQLDTKMAKGHGDLQRWQSALDALPELTPERVELADSFTLEVECDDETRTQVRKALMGLSPWRKGPFDVFGVHVDTEWRSDWKWSRVSPHLDLKGKRILDVGCGNGYYQWRMLGAGAESVIGVDPNWLFFCQFQAMQRYLPDLPAWHLPFALEDLPANLEGFDTVFSMGVLYHRKSPIDHLLALKDCLVKGGELVMETLVVPGDAQQVLVPEDRYAQMRNVWFLPSVPALELWLRRAGFVDVRCVDVSTTTVLEQRSTEWMRYQSLGDFLDPEDHSRTIEGLPAPMRAVIVGRKP